From one Lotus japonicus ecotype B-129 chromosome 3, LjGifu_v1.2 genomic stretch:
- the LOC130743597 gene encoding uncharacterized protein LOC130743597, protein MNFTNAELLKARERKMARFSPKFNNEGDGKKRGGAENQAEGAQAPKRRKLVKVSSAAGSSNPGAQPPNAAASKGKKVAKAYTATTTESTTIPVPNLATADAATAVAAKSTTVGATAASADATTTSGDQSPAADTTATISQTSAVEKLVAFNAAAAEAERLRAENAKHQEDTVGWKKRFDKLLEQAGKEKVQADKLIGTAGIKIGELENDLELMREEADGLDASLQACKKEKAQVEKDLVARSEALAAKESQLDALRVELESVRKALAEQEKKYAESLASARADLEVAVRTASEEIKKADEVHGAALAAKDSDITSHLAKIKELEGELVMEKAKATEAREQAADIAYDNRERGFYLAKDQAQHLFPNLDFSAMGVMKEITAEGLATGKKRGDVENQAEGAQVPKRRRLVKGFSASSSNPGAQPTAAAASSKSPTDGTSKLPAAEASAAAATEPVTVTALNSAAAGTATGAAAKSATIGATTTNTDQSSTAGISAAAAATCSNAAAGEKGRETEKENPKSPPRQVTPPSPHPTNDERSLSPPPRQEERPSPDAATTSEAAQIEQAPGNRGGSSSHFNMLPNAIEPSEFLLTGLNRDVIEKEVLSRGINETKEKTLACLLRAWCIFAHAFDNFNSAVAEAERIGELEDHLKLMKEEADDLDASLQACKKEKDQVEKDLAAKGEALAAKELELETFGVELELAKKALAEQEKKSAESLALVKADLEAMRATSEEIKKANEAHEATLVMKDAEITSLLARIKELEGELSVEKAKATEAREQAADIAYDNRERGFYLAKDQAQHLFPNLDCSAMGAMKEITAEGLPLPPSVMHFPVISIYKQHFAIVLISPLNTL, encoded by the exons atgaacttcaccaacgccgagctctTGAAAGCTCGTGAGAGGAAAATGGCCCGCTTTTCTCCAAAATTCAATAACGAGGGCGATGGGAAGAAACGGGGCGGTGCCGAGAACCAAGCTGAGGGCGCCCAAGCCCCCAAAAGGAGGAAATTGGTCAAAGTCTCCTCTGCCGCCGGCTCCTCCAACCCCGGCGCTCAGCCCCCTAACGCCGCTGCGTCTAAAGGCAAAAAGGTTGCTAAAGCCTACACCGCCACGACCACCGAGTCCACCACCATTCCAGTTCCCAATCTCGCTACCGCGGACGCGGCCACCGCCGTCgccgccaagtccactactgtaggtgccacagccgcctccgccgaTGCCACAACAACCTCTGGTGATCAGTCACCAGCCGCTGACACAACCGCCACCATTTCTCAAACCTCAGCTGTTGAGAAACTTGTTGCC ttcaatgccgccgcCGCTGAAGCTGAGAGGTTGAGGGCTGAGAACGCCAAGCACCAGGAAGACACCGTCGGCTGGAAGAAGCGCTTTGACAAACTGTTGGAACAAGCGGGAAAAGAAAAAGTCCAGGCCGACAAgctgattggcacggcgggaatcaaaatcggcgagctggaaaACGATCTGGAGCTAATGAGGGAAGAAGCAGATGGTCTTGATGCAAGCCTCCAGGCttgtaaaaaggaaaaagcCCAAGTTGAGAAGGACTTGGTTGCCAGAAGCGAGGCGCTGGCCGCTAAGGAGTCGCAGCTCGACGCATTACGCGTTGAACTGGAATCAGTGAGaaaggcgctggcggagcaagagaaaaaatatGCTGAGTCTTTGGCTTCGGCGAGGGCTGACCTGGAGGTTGCGGTGCGAACCGCATCTGAGGAGATCAAGAAGGCGGACGAGGTCCATGGCGCTGCTCTCGCCGCGAAAGATTCTGACATTACCTCCCACCTTGCAAAGATTAAAGAGCTAGAGGGCGAGTTGGTGATGGAGAAAGCTAAAGCCACTGAGGCAAGGGAACAAGCTGCTgacattgcctatgacaatCGTGAGCGCGGCTTTtacctcgccaaagaccagGCTCAACATTTGTTCCCAAAccttgactttagcgccatgggagtaatgaaagagatcacCGCCGAAGGTCTG GCGACGGGAAAAAAACGGGGCGATgttgagaaccaagccgagggcGCTCAGGTCCCCAAGAGGAGGAGATTAGTCAAAGGCTTCTCCGCCAGCTCCTCCAACCCCGGCGCTCAACCCACCGCCGCCGCTGCAAGCTCCAAGTCTCCAACTGACGGGACGAGCAAACTCCCTGCCGCCGAAGCTTCCGCCGCCGCGGCCACTGAGCCTGTCACTGTCACAGCCCTCAATTCTGCTGCCGCTGGTACAGCCACCGGCGCCGCCGCCAAATCTGCCACTATAGGCGCCACAACGACAAACACTGACCAGTCGTCAACTGCTGGCATAAGCGCCGCAGCTGCCGCCACATGCTCCAATGCTGCCGCCGgggagaaaggaagagaaacagaaaaagaaaacccaaaGTCTCCCCCACGCCAAGTCACACCTCCTAGCCCGCATCCCACGAACGATGAACGTTCCTTGTCTCCCCCGCCTCGCCAAGAAGAAAGACCCTCTCCCGATGCCGCCACTACTTCCGAGGCAGCCCAGATCGAGCAAGCTCCTGGTAACAGAGGTGGTTCTTCTAGCCACTTCAACATGCTACCCAATGCTATTGAGCCCTCAGAGTTCTTGCTCACTGGCCTCAACCGcgacgtcatagaaaaagaagtgttGAGCCGAGGCATTAACGAGACCAAGGAGAAGACCCTTGCCTGTCTTCTACGCGCTTGGTGCATCttcgcccacgcgtttgacaaCTTCAACTCCGCAGTTGCTGAAGCTGAACG GATCGGCGAGCTGGAAGACCACCTGAAGCTGATGAAGGAGGAGGCGGACGACCTTGATGCAAGCCTCCAAgcttgtaaaaaagaaaaagatcaagTAGAGAAGGATTTGGCCGCCAAAGGTGAGGCGCTGGCCGCCAAGGAGTTAGAGCTTGAAACATTCGGCGTTGAACTGGAGCTAGCAAAGAAGGCGCTTGCGGAGCAGgagaaaaagtctgctgagTCTTTGGCCTTGGTGAAGGCGGATCTGGAGGCAATGCGGGCTACTtctgaagagatcaagaaggcgAACGAGGCTCATGAGGCAACCCTCGTTatgaaagatgctgagattacttCCCTTCTTGCGAGGATCAAAGAGCTAGAGGGCGAGCTATCAgtggagaaagccaaagccactgaggcgagggaacaagccgccgaCATTGCCTACGACAATCGCGAACGgggcttctacctcgccaagGACCAGGCTCAACACTTGTTCCCGAATCTTGATTGTAGCGCCATGGGAGCGATGAAAGAAATCACTGCTGAAGGATTG CCTTTACCGCCCTCTGTAATGCACTTTCCTGTCATTTCCATATATAAGCAACATTTCGCCATTGTTTTGATATCGCCTTTGAACActttgtaa